One window from the genome of Pseudomonas sp. L5B5 encodes:
- a CDS encoding STN domain-containing protein, with product MAPEGWGQNAAQGPPRVDSQALLELDIPAQDLAQALELFSRATGMAVLVDRELARGRRSVGVKGHYSAREGLGRLLAGSGLMARYARSDAFTLQVPPASQPAPEQGAGGRRGARLNSSYATALQRAVERSLCASQLTRPGSFRALLQLWVGADGRVQHSRLVSSTGDWQRDEALVQRLADIRVERQAPSSLSQPLTLLLIPDTTGKRMDCKEWEGVSGV from the coding sequence GTGGCGCCCGAAGGCTGGGGGCAGAACGCTGCGCAGGGTCCGCCACGAGTCGATTCCCAGGCGTTGCTGGAGCTGGATATACCGGCCCAGGACCTGGCCCAGGCGCTGGAGTTGTTCAGTCGGGCGACGGGCATGGCGGTGCTGGTGGACCGGGAGCTGGCCCGGGGCCGGCGCTCGGTGGGGGTCAAGGGCCACTACAGCGCCCGCGAGGGGCTGGGGCGCTTGCTCGCCGGCAGTGGCCTGATGGCCCGATATGCCCGCAGCGACGCCTTTACCTTGCAAGTGCCGCCGGCCAGCCAGCCGGCGCCGGAGCAGGGGGCCGGCGGGCGGCGGGGCGCACGACTCAACAGCAGCTACGCCACGGCCTTGCAGCGGGCAGTGGAGCGCAGTTTGTGCGCCTCGCAGCTGACCCGGCCCGGAAGCTTCCGGGCCCTGTTGCAACTGTGGGTGGGGGCTGACGGCAGGGTACAGCACAGTCGCCTGGTGAGTTCCACCGGTGACTGGCAGCGTGACGAGGCGCTGGTGCAGCGCCTGGCAGACATTCGCGTCGAGCGTCAGGCGCCCAGCTCGCTGAGCCAGCCGCTGACCTTGCTCTTGATACCGGACACAACAGGGAAACGCATGGATTGCAAGGAATGGGAAGGAGTTTCCGGGGTATGA
- a CDS encoding FMN-dependent NADH-azoreductase, translating into MKLLHVDASAKGERSNSRALGRYFIEQLQAQGLPLEIDYLDLAREAPAPVTEAFAIATYTAPAARTPEMREVLAASDGLCQRLMQADACLFAMPMYNWSMPSTFKAFIDSITRTELTYLNTPDGIVGQLSRQKVLFLTSRGADLRPGNPMAWMDALTPALRAAFAFIGVQHPQFVDAQPLQFANPEARTEALERARQELQQVARQWAA; encoded by the coding sequence ATGAAGTTGCTTCACGTCGACGCCAGCGCCAAGGGCGAACGTTCCAATTCCCGTGCCCTGGGCCGTTATTTCATCGAGCAGTTGCAGGCGCAGGGGCTGCCCCTGGAGATCGACTACCTGGACCTAGCCCGGGAGGCGCCGGCTCCGGTCACCGAGGCATTCGCCATCGCCACCTACACCGCGCCAGCGGCCCGCACGCCAGAGATGCGCGAGGTCCTGGCCGCTTCCGATGGTCTGTGCCAGCGCTTGATGCAGGCCGATGCTTGCCTGTTCGCCATGCCGATGTACAACTGGTCGATGCCTTCGACCTTCAAGGCCTTCATCGACAGCATCACCCGCACCGAGCTGACGTACCTGAACACCCCGGACGGCATCGTCGGCCAGTTGAGTCGGCAGAAAGTGCTGTTTCTCACCAGTCGGGGGGCCGACCTGCGCCCGGGCAACCCCATGGCCTGGATGGATGCGCTGACCCCGGCGCTGAGGGCGGCCTTTGCCTTTATCGGCGTGCAGCATCCACAGTTCGTCGATGCCCAGCCGCTGCAGTTCGCCAACCCCGAGGCGCGCACCGAGGCCCTGGAACGCGCTCGCCAGGAGCTGCAGCAGGTGGCCCGGCAGTGGGCCGCGTGA
- a CDS encoding ArnT family glycosyltransferase, which produces MNTLTRQVVQRPCLSIFLIALMLFMGLQYKPAILNYTTRFVDFANYMLYHGMTLFPIADDLKPYPDYTIANTFLVYLASLPFGRVSILSMGLPYCISAALILVFIYKLGALHDKKWGLYAALLALLTWGFLDAVNSLALDVYPALFSVMCFYLAYSGTLKQQRWRLVLVFVGLALGFMFRGPIGLIGPAVVVGGYYLLSRQWRTLVLFSLVSGLLFIAGVALLAWAAHVQAGPAFMHEVLMMQGLDRVASNHKPRYYFYFTGGLITYGITVFFALNVIFRKCRSLCSTKRTLDCDLLLYLTVWFLALILLFTIPNSKKARYIVSITPAIALLAAYIFVDKNPPFATARNWLLGLCLKLPAVGAGLALAVWVYNFYAATPLQPNFLGVFASFVVLTVVRYFMDRNYYVHPHRELIVLAFGVAAFLALDAFFFNPITFHLELAIEPTPKFLPYWFW; this is translated from the coding sequence ATGAACACCCTGACAAGACAGGTCGTGCAACGACCCTGCCTGAGTATCTTTCTTATTGCCCTGATGCTGTTCATGGGCTTGCAATACAAGCCGGCAATTCTCAACTACACCACGCGCTTCGTCGACTTTGCCAACTACATGCTTTATCACGGCATGACCCTGTTCCCCATTGCCGATGACTTGAAACCCTATCCCGACTATACGATCGCCAATACTTTCCTTGTTTACCTGGCCTCGTTGCCCTTCGGCCGCGTATCGATACTTTCGATGGGCCTGCCTTATTGCATCAGCGCCGCGCTGATCCTGGTGTTCATCTACAAACTGGGGGCGCTGCATGACAAGAAGTGGGGCCTGTATGCGGCACTTCTTGCATTGCTCACCTGGGGTTTCCTGGATGCGGTCAATTCGCTGGCACTGGATGTGTATCCCGCATTGTTCAGCGTCATGTGTTTCTACCTGGCCTATTCCGGCACGCTGAAGCAACAGCGCTGGCGCCTGGTCCTGGTGTTCGTCGGCCTGGCCCTGGGCTTCATGTTCCGCGGTCCCATCGGCTTGATCGGGCCGGCGGTGGTGGTCGGCGGCTATTACCTGCTGAGCCGGCAGTGGCGCACATTGGTGCTGTTTTCCCTGGTCTCGGGCCTGTTGTTCATCGCCGGCGTGGCGCTGCTGGCCTGGGCCGCCCATGTACAGGCTGGTCCGGCCTTCATGCATGAGGTGCTGATGATGCAGGGGCTGGACCGGGTCGCCAGCAATCACAAGCCGCGTTATTACTTCTACTTTACCGGTGGTTTGATTACCTATGGCATCACGGTGTTCTTCGCACTGAATGTCATCTTCAGAAAGTGCAGGTCATTGTGCAGTACCAAGCGCACGCTCGATTGCGACCTGTTGCTCTATCTGACTGTATGGTTCCTGGCATTGATCCTGTTGTTCACCATTCCCAACTCGAAAAAGGCTCGTTACATCGTTTCGATCACACCGGCCATTGCGTTGTTGGCCGCGTACATCTTCGTCGACAAGAACCCACCGTTCGCCACTGCCAGGAACTGGCTGCTGGGACTCTGCCTGAAGTTGCCAGCCGTGGGTGCAGGACTGGCCCTGGCGGTGTGGGTATACAACTTCTATGCCGCCACGCCACTGCAACCGAACTTCCTCGGCGTGTTCGCAAGTTTTGTCGTACTGACCGTGGTTCGCTACTTCATGGATCGCAACTACTATGTTCATCCCCACCGTGAACTGATTGTCCTGGCGTTTGGTGTCGCAGCCTTTCTTGCCCTGGATGCGTTCTTCTTCAATCCCATTACGTTTCACCTGGAACTGGCCATCGAGCCCACGCCCAAGTTCCTGCCCTACTGGTTCTGGTGA